The genomic region GCCTacgtgttaaataaaaaaaagtttctgcGTGCCATTGCACTCTATGGGATTTTTTTTCAGTAACACGTGAATGCTTCTGGTCCagattaaaaatacatctataataATTAACAATAATTGAATTTACACATATTGGATTTCTGCAAAAAGCAGGTGAATTTATTTTGCTATTTGACTATTTGACTTTTTATTTAATACACATGCAGATTGCAAATTCAGACTGCATTCAGATGTTACGAATAACCCCGGACTACACTTAGCAATTCCATtttatattcactaaactctgactggtgaatataacatttaattgcaaaatgtagTCCACGGTACTTGGTTTGAAAACATACTTCAGCTTAGCTATAGTCGATTTTTGGTTCACTGCAACCCatagtttagtggataaacctCCTAAAACAAAATTTACTAGAATCGTCCTCTCACAGGTCTCGCTCCAGTGATTCTGCCCATCACAGTATATTTTATAACGCTCCTTGGTACTCAACTGATTGGTTTGTGCTGGCAATAttatgacactcacagacaaaaacattttttaaattttttttttatcagtcagGAAAAAAGCAACGTATGATAAGTTTGGAGAAGAAGGTCTGAAAGGTGGAATCCCCTCTGGATTTGGTGGTGAAGAAGCATGGATCACCGGATACGTTTACCATGGGGACGCAGAAAAAACATTCAAAGAGTTCTTTGGAGGAGATAATCCGTTTGCAGGTGAGATGAGAGACAGGAACAATTTATTCACAATTATCCTAATTCTCGCAGCATCttaataaagggttactccaaccaggttACTCACGCCGGGATGGTCTGCCAccccaaattaaaaagaaaaaggctAAAACATCTCCTTGACTGATGACACCCGCCTTGCTGTAGTGGTAGCAAGGTCGAGGAGGGCAGAGGTGGCATGCCGAGGATTGTGCCGCCATTTGTTGTCTGGTGCTAAAATGCTAAACATGCCAGCATCAGATGCAAAttttgcaccatgaccacttcaaatcaattaCTTTAACCACTCTGTAACTGAAACCATGTGATTGTCTAAAGTCCCCTTCAATGTGTCATGTGTCAAATCAATGCATTGATTACATAATACTTGCTAAAATATgcagcacacacatatataagatTCCATCATTGATATATACTGAAACATTTAATATACATAACTAAATCATACAACATGCAATCCACTCAACTTACATATAAGACATATAGCAACACCAAAACACGCAGAGTGAATATAGTAAAACATGCACCATTTCTATTCATAGATCTAAATTCCATCAGGAAATGTTCGGTAAATTTGAAACTAATTGTCCTGCGATAGGATTTTGCCGCATTCTTTTTACAGCTTGAACTCTTAAATCAAAGATGACAGCCAGCATTTTACTCGCCTAGTCATTGCTTCGTTTCTAGATGCAGGGTGCCGGAGAAAGACAAAACGACACTATCTAGTAAAACGTGGTTCACTGTCCAAATGTTGATGTACTGTGCTGCATATTAAAAACATGGGTTACAGCTCCCCCAATGTTTTGCTTGCCTGAaatctgacaaagcatcatgggagttgtcgtTCAGTAACACCCATAGATCTGTTTGTTTGGCCACCCCATTGTGACGTCAAGTGacatcattattttattataattattgcatACTGAAGGTTTtgcgtttttgttttatttttatttctaaagaTTTTTTCACACAAGATGGTGCTGAGGTGAACACAGGATTTGGCGGGCTGCGCGGGCGAGGGGTGAAAAAACAAGACCCCCCGGTCGAAAGGGATCTCTACTTGTCTCTGGAGGATTTGTACTTTGGTTGCACCAAGAAGATCAAAATCTCTCGTAGGGTAAGCGGAACATTGATTATCTGATTATCATATATCGACAGCCAATACTGTCCCTGTCTAACTGTAGGAGTACGTGGCATGTGTGGACTGAGGACTGTTTCTTATTATTGTATACTGCCAGAAACCCAGtgaactatacatatatatatatatataatgtcacatgtCCTAAATAAAAGTTCAGTGCAACTTCAAAGGACATAGATATACATTTTGGCCTCCTTGTAACTCTTCAATGCGTGTTAAGAAGGCACCCCACATGTGTTCTTCATGTTAGGGTTTGTTAGTAAATTACGGTAAACTTAAACTCAGTTACAAAACTCAAGATAAATAAGCGAAGATGTGGCTATGACCACGTTGGACCAATATAAGCCCTAATTGTGACCGGATACCTGATGATGTCTTGTTTCAGCTGACTCTATATTTACTAAGGTCTCCAGCATTGATGGTGGCACTGCAGGAAAGTGTCAATTTTCAGGAATTTAAAGATAATTTGTAAATTCTAGGCCAAAAGAGCCAAATTGATAACATTGCAGActcatattttttataattcagcTGATTTAGCCAAAGTTTGAAGTTTATTCTGTATTCCACACAATTCACATTTGAATGATTAAACCTGATTGTGCCAGAGGAGGAACCAAACCGTATTTACCATATTTACTATCGGATCATAGTTATCAGGGTTTTAGGAGCATATTTAAAACTGTCtgattagagatatctttgccagaagctcaaggaagtaaGGTGagaggtcagtgtaggacccacctagggaggTCTGCCTTAaagttggcaggtgggcattccctccaacgGCCATTGgagtaaataaatatacatagggatttaggagagagcgcaggtaactttttctttggtttttactttaagtattgggctgatgtgtactgtggtcgttgctgccgcccaggagtgatgggagtgagcgcaggacttgtctttttgtatatttaaaacTGTGCTTAGAAGTATGCGTGGCACAGGCGTTTATGCACTAAACATATCATTTTAATTAGTTGAAAACCTGATTTTAAAATCCAGGTCAAAATACTGCAAAATCTCCGGCTTAGCTATAATCACAGATTGGGTGTTTTAGTCtgaattttgtatttttggtATTCAGTTCAGCGCCATTCACTGTTTACTGAATAACATCTAATGCAAATTAGTTCATTTCATGTAAATCAAAGAATTCTTAAAACAAGTAGCATTTTGGCCTCCAAAGACTGACAGTTCTAACATGCAAGTGAGCAATTCTCCTGCCCTCCTGTAACAATTCTCCGGCCCTCATGTATGGGGCGCTTCAAACTCCTGGCGTCCTAACACTTTGGGTTTACTGACAGGTAATGAATGAAGATGGACATACATCAAGCATCCGTGACAAGATCCTGTCGATCGATGTACATCCTGGCTGGAGTCAGGGTACCAGAATAATGTTTCCGAATGAAGGGGACCAGGTGAGAAAtgaaataaatgataaatatcTCATATATGAAAAGCTTGTTGTTGTATTCAAAGAATAATGCAAAGGTTTTACGTTCCATCAGAGAATGCAAGGTATTTGACATTACATTTCTATTTTCCATTAACTGGGGGAGCTATTTTTACAACCCACACTTTCTGCCACTTGTACGATGTAACCAGAAAGTTATCTGATGCCCTTCATTAACCAAGTTAGGTCCCCAGATCTACCATGTTTCCTTATAGTGATGGGCAGTATAGTGATATCTTGTGATATTCACATTCCATAAGAAGGATTTAGTGGATTTATTCATCAATCCGTTTTTTGGGGGGATGCTGTGACGTGGGTCACCAAGGCAGGCCCAGGGGTGTGTGACAAAATGAATTTTGCTGCATTGCTGTAAAGAGTCAATTCATTGTCTAATATAGCAATTCTGAAAGTGTTAGAAtagctttataaataaatgtattattggTTTTCCAAATCTAAATCCGTACATTATTCATTATCAAATAGTTACATATAAAATGTGAACTTACATATATGGACATACAGTGTGAAGATAGGTACATAACCTGAATTACTTTTGAGCAGTGTGACGGGGCAAGGTCGTAAAGTGAGGGGAAAGGAGACTATTTTCTACTCAACTCAGATCGTTTCAGGGTCTCAACTCCCTTTCTGGTGTTGCTCCCAAGATCTTTAACCAATTGTCCCAAATACAGTATTTTTCTCGATTGATACAGAAATTAAAACAATTTCCTGTTCCATCGTACGCTGGAATTTAACACACTCTTTAATTTGTGGCCATGATTCAACcttagaagtttttttttaaatttgtggcAATAGAGCTTTTAAAAGCCATTAAGATGTGAATCGAAAACCATCTTTTACTTTTCGGTAGAGATAGTAATTGCAGATGTAATATTGCCATCTCTACCGTCCACACCCAATGCAATCCCAGATATTTATTGATGAATTTAAAAAGTGTTTCCCAACCGGATTTAACTAAATGGCATCCCCACCGTATGTAATCCATCAGCTATATCAGCACCACATCTCCGGCAGAAACACGTGTTGGAATAATTTGTGCAGATGGTGACAGTAACACTTTAATGTATGGACCTCACATTTCACAGGGCCCCAATATCATTCCGGCTGACATCGTTTTCATTGTGAAGGAGAAGCCTCACCTGCGGTTTATGAGAGAGGGGGATGATTTAATTTACACAGCGTGCATCGATTTGGGAAAGGTAAATGTTTCCTCTACTTTATAATGTATagactgagcatcatgggaaatgaggCTGGGTTTCGCCAATTCGCGTTCATTCGTGAAACTTAAAGGTATTGGAAACCAGGTTGGAAGCTGCACTTAACAGATTTCCAGAGAACATCCACTTCATCCTTTTGTTGACAATTCTGAGCCAGCTTTTTCAGTGACTCAGTACCATGTGAGTGGGACCAATTtggttttttaaaaatattggtgttttactgtattaccctATTGTCTTCTTTATGTTTTTTACAGATTTAGAATGTACAACGTGTGGTAAAAATGTTATATTGTTACGTTTGTGTGCTCTCACTAATATATTGATTACtatttgcactttatttgtgtgtttggggTAAACACATAGCTGATAGTAGTACCAACATTTTAATATCCGTGACTAGACTTtgaatttattgtgtattaatcatgggaaatgtagtccgggCATTGCTAGATACATTGGAaatggctttttctttttttccattcatATCGTTATCCTGGGGTTAACTATAGGATAGGATTGGTCCCCCCACTCCCCTGATTGCAGCTGTAGTCAAGAGTCAAGTATAAAATATAACTAAGCAATTCATTAAACTAAAACAGAAAGGTACATTTTCTGCAGTGAGCTCTGCCAGAACACAACCTGACTGAGTTAGTCATTCCGCTCATTTAGTTTTCTATGACAGTACTGTATGGGGCGAGCAAGGTCGTGACATCACTTACAGCTGTGCAGGGTAACACTGCAGACTAGTAGGTAAGGACAGAAAGGGTGAGATAATGGACCTAAACTAACTGATAATAAAAAACGTCCACCTagctcacacactgcattgagtGTGTGGGTTCCTTTAATGCCCCATCATGATTTATTTCAAGTGAATGCCACGCCAAGAACGCTTGGGTATGTGTGCTTGTTGAACGCAATTCAAATTGGGACCCAGAGCAGGGGATTGTGGGATTAGCACAGCTGGCTGTGTATTCTGTCATTTTATTCTCTTTCATAAGGAAGTGAGAGACCAGGAGAAGAGCTTAGCTTAAAACTATAAGCATATTATTATAAAGGTTTTATGCGTTTATGTTTTTTTCATAGAATATGATCATTGCTAATTTTCACCAGACACCTAGTACCATATAAACAATTGCACCAAACACTCTAAAATGCATGAACGATGTCTGTAATGTTAAacacaaactaacaaaaacaaacaaaacacttaATAGAgtcaaaatattgttttatatgcAGATATACACTGGAAATGGTGCAACGTTTTCACATTTAAACTTCTGAatgacatcattttttttttttttttttttttttattaaagcgtcactgtcacccccatattaaaaaatagtatttcataaagatagaatttttatgaaatattcataTTCACTGTGTTGGAATGTCACTGAAAGAGAGATACTGAGAcaaactctctgtatttctcctcagcTTGACTTTTCTTGACACAAGTCAGAGGGAATTGGCTGTGTCTGAGGAGGATCCCACGGTCTCGCGGGATCTCCCAcaaacctcaatgctgtactcttgcgcatgcttCAGCGCCAGGAGTTGAAGAGGAGCAGCACGACCAAGATGACGTCATCAGCGATGGACAGGTTATAGCATGTGATCTCCTATTCCTGTCCCCCTTCCCCAGCCAACGGACCACCAGCTGCAATGTCACCTTTGGGGAACTTTGCGAATTCGGCAAAAACAGTGAAAGTGACGCTTTAAAAAGAATCTTACTATGTCAAACTATCAAGGCTGTGCAACTACTTCTATGCTGTTTGCATCCAGACCAGCAGAGGGTGCCAACGCTTTCAACATCTGTGAgcaatgtattttaatatgaGCTTTCTAATTGGCTGTATTTATTGTATTCCAGGCTCTGATTGGCTGTACTGTGGAGATAGAAACATTAGATGAGCGGACGCTGAATATCCCCATTAACGATATAGTTCAGTAAGTAACAGATGCACACTTTACCTCTGCCCTTTAATACGGTATACTTGCGTTACTATTCTAGGTGGGTTTTGcgtttgaaaaaataaatgtctGCAGTTGCGCTCATTGATATTTGTTCACCAATGTAAGACAACTGCAAACAGCAATCTTGATTTCTATTCGACCTCACATGAAGCTTTATCTGAGAGCAGGCCTGACATTAAAATTACTGCTGTATTCCATCatgtacccattgtacagcgctatgaaaTTTCGCTGgcactatattaataataaaataataataagcattACTATTTAATGAGGTTTTATGCCCTAAtaccagaactccacagcaataaaattcaCGTTAATGTGGACTGTGCatgattgtatcacagagctccactgcaataaaacttACTAGTGTGTTTTGTGCGTGAGTATatcagagctccgcagcaatagaCCTCACACTACTGTGGACTGTGCGTGAGGTTATCaaagagctccactgcaataacaCTCACTATTGTGCCCTGTGCATGaggttatcacagagctccatagcaataaaacttACAATGAGCATTGTGCAAAAGTGTATctcagagctccacggcaataaaactccCTAAATTCTGTGTGTGAGCGTATCAGTCCGCAAAGAGACTTCCAGAGGCTTACATTGTAAGATAGACTGAAAAAAGACCAAGTACATTAAGTCCACCTCTATTAGTGGTGTTGATCCAAAACAAggtaaaaaacacaattttaaggGATTTTCTATTTCATCCAAAATAAGAAAAATCCTTCTTAGTCCTCAGGGTGACAGAAGTTACCTATCCCTTATATTTTCTTATTGTGCTCTGTCCTTCAATAGTTATACTACAGGTGCCTAATGAAGTACCCCAAAATATTCCCATTAGCAAATATCTGAGGGTAACAGTCTTCCTTGATGCCAGGAGTGGACACAGTGTATTAAATCTACCTGTATCTACCTTGAAGCTACAATTTTACTAAATCATTTTGCTACTTTGTTCAAGTCCAACGCCGTTATTGTTGTTGGGGCATATCCATCCCAGTACCCAGAGATATTGACTAAAGTGAGCAAAGTCAATTCCAAAGATAGAAATACCCATACTGGAACAATTCTCTTGGTTAGCTTTACTTTCAGAttggctactctgaccttaaatctTAAATGCACTTTTAATTCTCTCTGTAGTAAAGTGAGTGAGCTGGAGAGTTGCTCAGTTTGGTTAATAGTTTGCAGTTATTTGGTTTAAGATTAGTAGTTCCTTTATCTATTCTCAACAAATCCCACTTTGTTGAATAAGCACCAAGTAGACTGTCCACCTGCCTGAAACATATTCCTAGCACAGAACATGAAAAGACGTTCCCAAATGACGAGAGATGGATACTTTTAGAATTGGGGGTTATACACATCGAATACGTCCAAGTGATATTCTGTTATATTCAAAGCACCATATCCCATCTTTTTCTTTGGCAGTCCAAAGTACAGCAAGGTGGTCCCAGGAGAAGGCATGCGACTTTCCAAGGACTACAACCAGAAAGGAGACCTCATCATCCAGTTTGATATCCAATTCCCAGAGCACCTCACTCCTCTGAAGAAACAGATGCTTCGTAAGGCGCTTCTATCATGAGATCTATGTCACCGTGATAATGATTATGATTTCtatgttaaaacaaaaatatatacatatatcttttaTATGACTTTGCCAAACTGCTTACAGTCATCAACATGCACTATAtttctatacacacagacacgtgCCTTTGGAGCCTCACACTTTttttcctcctccccccaccccatcccataTAAATTTGgggataattctttttttttttttcatgtgctgCAGAATGTTGTTAAGGTAAGTACATCAGGTGTTCATATTGTTATCTGCCTGGGTGCAGGGAAACTTTGGGCCAAGTACAAACACTTcccaagggtttttttttttttttaaatggactttCTTCTAAAGGCTTGATGAAAGTCCAGCCTTATAGGATCCAGAGTTTCATTATTTACAtttactgcaaatatatatatacacacacacacacataccaaggACCTCCCTTACTGGTCTGGCTGTAATCATGTAATTCTGTTCCAGAGATCCTGCAGGTGGCGTGGCTGGTGTATGTACAAACAGCAAGTTGAAACCAGCTTTAGCCTTCATATACAGAAGCCTGGACTTTTCTCTTAGCCAGACGCACTGACCAATAGGGGGAGCACTACTGTCCACGTCACTCGCTGCCCTGAATGATTCATGGGGCATAGCAGGCTGTGACTATTACTAGATTTGTACATTAATACCTTTCAACTGGTGTGAATCAAATTCCTCTTAATCTACAGCTGAATGAACCAATCCCAGAATGATTGATTTGTTTGTAGCAGCTGAAATGCATTAATGCACAGCTAGAAAAAGAACAGTATAAAATGACGGATATGGGAGTTTCTGGGAGGATAAAATCATTGTTTAAATATCTAACTTCATAACTGTCATTCAACAACGTGGATTCAAAGTTCACCCTATGTTCACACATTGTAAAAATTATGCATCTGACCCTCATACACACGTTCATAGACAAACATCTCTTCCTCCCCTTTTTTTACCCctacatttttttccccaccgCCACACAGCCAGAGTATTCCCGGAACGTGATTTAATTTGAGGCATCACAACTAAAGAAACTGATAACTTGCCATGGTCTCACCATCCTCACAGATCAGAAGACAAATCACAGCTTGCAGCCTGGTGAAGAGACCTCCCATTTATGGTCCCAAACGGCCAATAGCCTGAAACTGGAGAAGTTGCGATGGGACCCCCATAGGATATCTGCAATAACCAGACGCACTGACCAATAGGGCTTACTGCTTAGACAAGgcggggggagggatggggggacacaCATGACTCCCAATAATCCATATACCACACCTCACATCTACCTGGCCACCCACCAATACCATAGTGCACTACTCTGACACTGGAAGTACCAGTCACATATCTGGACATGGTGGGGAGGAGGGGACATCACTCCTAATGGCTGAAATCGACAAAACATAAGTGGGAGGGATTGGCCACTGAATCAATACACACATGCCAAACCCACGGGATGCATTTGGTACtctagaccagtgtttcccaacccagtcctcaaggcacacctaccagtccaggatttaaggattaccgagttttgtctaaggttttttttctaaaaacaccttagacaaaactgggtaatccttaaatcctggactggtaggtgtgccttgaggactgggttgggaaacactgctctagactACAGGAGTGGACTAAGACATATGCATACCAGGCTGAAATATCCAGATTTCTGGTAGTTTCTTGGGGAAAGGCGTCCATCATACACCCGCAAACAGGGACCTGCACGTTCTCACAACAAAACCACACTCTTCTACACCCATATGCTGTGCATCTACTTTTACGGTGAGACCTGAGTATCTCGCTCTCTTTACTCATTTGGAGATCTGCGTTACTCGATTTACCAGATGTTCACTCATATTTGAAACCTGCATTTTCTGTTTATTGAAGAATTTTCCAAATTCTGATATTTACAAAAAACGCCAACCTTAATACAGCTTCTTGAATTGTTGCTGAATCAGTTCTTATAGCCAATATGTGGCTTTTGATTCTCTACATTTTTAGTGAATTACCCGCAATGGTTTATTTTATTGAAGACTTGTAGGGAACTTaaggggcactccactgcccaCATGCAAAATATAATCACTATTTAATaggggtacaaaaaaaaaaagctaaaaacatcTGATTACACTTTTTCTCCCATTGGAGGAATCTAAAAACAGCAGATCTCTTGGCTGCTTCctttgtggtcctttcttctaCCCTGCCCAGACTGTTGCTGTACAATCAcattttccaatgcagctcaatgagaagcctttgcaaggcagACAATTGCTGCCCTTCGAgccaaccaaaccaggaagtgacaggaccagttgtcttcGAAAAGTGTTGCAAGTAAGATTTAGAAGAGcaattttctattgaaatcttcaaTTTTAGCAACATGTCAAAGAGGACACTTCACATGGTGCTTTAAGGGTCTGGagtagcctttaaccccttaaggacacatgacatgtgtgacatgtcatgattcccttttattccaggtttggtccttaaggggttaaaggagtgagACTGGTGGCCTGGCATGTTATATGTAATTTGGCACTACCAGCCAGCATGCCAACCCAGCACTCCACTTGTTCTAAAGTATGATTACATGTGCCCAAGTACTTTGGCAGTAAAGTTCCCCATCTACACTGACCTTACAGTGGAAAGT from Pelobates fuscus isolate aPelFus1 chromosome 1, aPelFus1.pri, whole genome shotgun sequence harbors:
- the DNAJB13 gene encoding dnaJ homolog subfamily B member 13, which gives rise to MGQDYYSVLEITRSAGDPHIKKAYRKLALKYHPLKNKEPSAPHRFRQIAEAYDVLSDLRKKATYDKFGEEGLKGGIPSGFGGEEAWITGYVYHGDAEKTFKEFFGGDNPFADFFTQDGAEVNTGFGGLRGRGVKKQDPPVERDLYLSLEDLYFGCTKKIKISRRVMNEDGHTSSIRDKILSIDVHPGWSQGTRIMFPNEGDQGPNIIPADIVFIVKEKPHLRFMREGDDLIYTACIDLGKALIGCTVEIETLDERTLNIPINDIVHPKYSKVVPGEGMRLSKDYNQKGDLIIQFDIQFPEHLTPLKKQMLRKALLS